TCGCCGCCTTCACCCGCATCTCGGTCTGCCGGCGCACGCCGGGTCTGCCATTCAGCACCCGGTCGACGGTGGCGGTGCTGAGCCCGGCCTGGAAGGCGATGTCCTTGACGAGAAAGAGGTGTGCCATGCGATCGGCCTGATGGTTTTTTGATGGATTCCTGATCTATATCACCCGGCGTCGCGGCGTATAGTGCCCCCATTGGAAAGAGGGAGGAGCCCGCCATGAAAACCGACAACCAGCAGAAACTGCGCGCCGACCGCGTCTGGCTGAGCGAAGACGCCTGCGATCTCGATGAGTTTCGCGCCCTTGCGGAAAAGACCACCGTGCTTGCCGATTACCCCTCGGCGTCCGCGGTCGAAAAAAACGTGCTGATCTATGACAGCCGCAAGGTGATGACGGCGGCCGCAACGCCGGAAGGCCGACGTGCCGTGTTGGCGGAAATCTGCGAGGCCTTCGGCGAAGGCCCTGGTGTCGTCGTGTTCAAGCGCGCTTACGAAGACACCAGCATCATCGACCGCGCCAGCACGATCTTCGATGCGATCATCGAGGAACAACACCGCACCTCGACCGGCGGTGGCGACCACTTCGCCAAACCTGGCGCCAACGACCGCATCTGGAACTCGCTGGAAAAACATTGCCTCGCCGATCCGGCAAATTTCGCCGAATATTACGGCAACACCATCATCGCTCTGGCAAGTGAAGCCTGGCTCGGCCCGAGCTACCAGATGACGGCGCAGGTCAACCGCGTCAATCCGGGCGGCTCGGCGCAGTCGGCACATCGCGACTACCATCTCGGCTTTCAGTCCTCAAAGGTGATCGAGCAGTTCCCGGCGCATGTGCATCGGCTCTCGCCGGTGCTGACATTGCAGGGTGCGGTCGCCCATTGCGATATGCCGCTCGAAAGCGGCCCGACACTCTTCCTGCCGCACAGCCAGACCTATGTGCCGGGCTATCTCGCGCTGAAACGGCAGGAGTTCCGGGATTATTTCGAGACCAACCATGTCCAGTTGCCGCTCGAAAAAGGCGACGTCGTCTTCTTCAATCCCGCCCTCTTCCACGCCGCCGGCACCAACCGCTCGGTCGACATCAAGCGCGTCGCCAACCTCCTGCAGGTCTCCTCCGCCTTCGGCCGGGCAATGGAAACCGTCAACCGCGAGAGGATGAGCGCCAGGCTGTTTCCCGCTTTGAAGACCTTGCAGGGCAGGCTCTCGCCTGACGAAATCGCCAACTCCGTCGCCGCCTGCGCCGAGGGCTACTCCTTCCCGACCAATCTCGACCGCGACCCGCCACTTGGCGGACTGGCGCCGAAAACACAGGCGCAGCTGATGCACGAGGCGCTGAAGGAAGGCTGGAGCGATGAAGCCTTTACGGCAGCACTTGCCGAGCAGGCGCAGAAGAAGTTGAGCTGATTTGGAAGCTCGAACCTCTGGCGTCCACTGACATAAAGGCCTCCCGCACCCGCGGGAGGTCATTCGTACATCATCACAATGGAGGAACCACATGAGCACAGAGCACGGCCGCCTCGACGGCAAGATCGCCATCGTCACCGGCGGCACGCAAGGATTGGGCGCGACCATCGCCCGCCTCTTCGCCGAACGCGGCGCCGAAGGCATCGTTATCTGCGGCCGCAACGAAGCCAAGGGCAAGGCAAAGGCGGCGGAGATTTCGGTCGCGACCGGCGCCAGGATCGTCTACGTCAAAGCCGACCTCGGCAAGGTCGAGGAAGCACAGCATGTCGTGCGCGCCTGCGACGAGACCTTCGGCCGTGTCGACGCCTTGGTCAATGCCGCCGCCATCACCGATCGCGGCACCATCCTCGACACCAGCCCTGAGCTCTTCGACGCCATGTTCGCCGTCAATGTGCGTGCGCCGTTTTTCCTGATGCAGGAGGCAGTGAAGGTCATGCGCCGCGAAAACATCGAGGGTACGATCGTCAATATCGGCTCGATGTCGGCCAAAGCTGGCCAGCCCTTCATCGCCGCCTATTGTGCCTCCAAGGGCGCGCTGGAAACGCTGACGAAGAACACAGCCTACGCGCTCCTGCGCAACCGCATCCGCGTCAACGGTCTGAACATCGGCTGGATGGCCTCCGAGGGCGAGGACCGGATCCAGCGCGAATATCACGATGCCCCCGCCGACTGGCTGGAGAAGGCGGCGGCAAGCCAGCCCTTCGGCCGCCTCGTCGA
This Rhizobium brockwellii DNA region includes the following protein-coding sequences:
- a CDS encoding SDR family oxidoreductase produces the protein MSTEHGRLDGKIAIVTGGTQGLGATIARLFAERGAEGIVICGRNEAKGKAKAAEISVATGARIVYVKADLGKVEEAQHVVRACDETFGRVDALVNAAAITDRGTILDTSPELFDAMFAVNVRAPFFLMQEAVKVMRRENIEGTIVNIGSMSAKAGQPFIAAYCASKGALETLTKNTAYALLRNRIRVNGLNIGWMASEGEDRIQREYHDAPADWLEKAAASQPFGRLVDPHEVARACAYLSSSESGLMTGSVICFDQSIWGAYDGSPHPVAAL
- a CDS encoding phytanoyl-CoA dioxygenase family protein, whose amino-acid sequence is MKTDNQQKLRADRVWLSEDACDLDEFRALAEKTTVLADYPSASAVEKNVLIYDSRKVMTAAATPEGRRAVLAEICEAFGEGPGVVVFKRAYEDTSIIDRASTIFDAIIEEQHRTSTGGGDHFAKPGANDRIWNSLEKHCLADPANFAEYYGNTIIALASEAWLGPSYQMTAQVNRVNPGGSAQSAHRDYHLGFQSSKVIEQFPAHVHRLSPVLTLQGAVAHCDMPLESGPTLFLPHSQTYVPGYLALKRQEFRDYFETNHVQLPLEKGDVVFFNPALFHAAGTNRSVDIKRVANLLQVSSAFGRAMETVNRERMSARLFPALKTLQGRLSPDEIANSVAACAEGYSFPTNLDRDPPLGGLAPKTQAQLMHEALKEGWSDEAFTAALAEQAQKKLS